The Marmota flaviventris isolate mMarFla1 chromosome 5, mMarFla1.hap1, whole genome shotgun sequence genome includes the window CAAATTTTTCCATTAAAGCCAAACTGGACTTAGTGCAGTCAATGATGGACCGCTTGTATGCCAAGTGTATCCCTTGTATAACTGACTGTGTAAGGGTTGAAATTGAGAAATCGGGCAAAAATATCAAGTAGCTGTAAAGATTGCAAAGGATCCAGGGTTTGAATGATTACCATGCATGCACAAATGAACCTATGCAGATAACTGCTGAGTACAAAGAGTACAAACTCAACACATGTGTTACATTGTGGCCAGTTGACCATGACCTTAAAGGAAGAATCTGGAGGAACCCTGGAGTTCCTATCATGCACATTTCTAACCACAGATACAAAATTGAGTGCCAGATGATTATGGAGCCCCTTGgttctgattctttttattttacttttttttttttttttttttttagagagagagagagagaattttagttttcagcggacacaacatcttttgttttgtatgcggtgctgaggatcgaactcgagccgcacgcatgccgggcgagcacgctagcgcttgagccacatccccagtcccttggTTCTGATTCTTATAAGACAAAATCCTCTACCTTCCTTCAACCAACTTTCTCAGTTGCCAGTTCAGTAAACAAGCTATAGAGTATAGAATAATTCATATAGCAGGAATTATTTTCTCTGTTATTAGCTGAATATGGTTAAATATACTCACTTCTTGATgctttttgaaaatgatattttgtctcatttaaaaattgttgcatttttaaaataaatcagatgttctagtaaaaaaaaatctaaatagtgTTACCACTAGGTTAGATTCTTAGAGACAATATGGGGGTGGTAGGTGGTGCCCAAAAGAGGTTTCTGCCTTTCAGGGGACTACAATCTGTGGTTAGATAGAGTACAAATAAGCAATTGAACATGTTCTATAGGAGTAAGTGATAGATATTCTTGAATCTCGCAAGGAAAAACAAACTGGAAGAATTAGAAGACAGATCAGATTGTGGTTGGATAGGCAGGATGTCATCATATGAAGATGATGTAGAAGGAGGGCATTCCAGGAGGGGAGAGTTTTCTTCATATGAACTCATTCAATTTAGTCTGAATCATTATTTATTAAGTTTAGAtacctgaggtgctgggattgtagctcagtggtagagtgcttgcctaggacatgtgaggcattgggttcaatcctcagcaccacataaaaataaaataaaggtattgtgtccatctacaactaaaaatatattttttaaaagtttagagaaCTTAGAGAGAAAACGATGGTATGAAATAATCCCTATGCAAACAAAAGACCAGATCAAGAGGTCCAGCAATCAAAACACAGAAATCTCAAACAGGGAAAACAGAAATGTCAATAGTGAACTAATAATTCCTTTGGTGAGGAATTATGGTGGATGGCAGTTGTGCATGTATCAGAGGGTGAGATCATATAtgaaataggaagccagagagccaATCTTACTCTTGTAAAAATTGCTTCCTTTCTCAAAGACAACCAGGGTTCTAGGAGAAATGCCTTGATCTCTTCCAAAAGCAGCACACCCAGCAAGAGATAACTATATCCCATTAGGCTCCACCTCAGGTAATATTGTCACTCTGGGACCAAGTTTCCCACCTCTGAACCAAAAACCACATGCAAACCATGGCAGCAAGGAAATGAAGGTCCAGTTTGTCATGCACATTTCCTGAAAGCCATGCTCTGGGTAAACAGAGGCCTGGGCTGAGGCACATCACTGAAATTTCAGAACATTGGagataatgttttataaaaattgtaaaatcctccaaaaaaataaaataaaagaagacagCTTTGAGTACATTAGCAAAATCTTAGTTAGAGGTAAGATATTGGAGCAATGTATACAAATGACCAGggaaaatcacatttaaaatatggTATTACACATTCATACAAATCCTTGATTAGATATGAGGGCTGAATTTAAGGCATTTTTAGACATGCACCTTTTTTCAGGAATCTACTAAAAAAGGAtccataaaaacaaaggaaaataccAAGATGGGCAGAAGATTTGTGACCAAGCATATTAGTTCTAACTCAGGAGAATGGTGAAGAGAATCCCTGACAATGATGAACGGTTCTCTCCGCAAGGTGCACGGAACATCAAGAGAATCTTGTCCAGACAATCCAGGTTAGAAGGCTCTAGAAAATGACCCCAGAAAGATGGCATAGATGGACTATGtgatacatttaaatataacaaGAAGATATTTGAGAATTTTAGAGATAAATTGGTgataattttatagaaaacaaaacaaagaacacaaaatattCAGCATAACAAAGTATATACCATGAGAAAAGCAATCAGAGTAGACAATATGCCTTAGGGGTGAATCAACTTTATATGACCTAATCATGAAATTACTGAATGTATGACTGGAATGAATTTTGATGTATATATGAAGAGAcagaagctattgtaaatggaaggGGTACAGtggtggttaagatgccttcagGTGGCTAGATGCCTTCAGGCCACACAATGgctaaaactttaaaacatcaagataaaagaaaatcccagcagttccagaggctgaggtaggaggattgaaaattcaaagccagcctcagcaacttagtgaggcctgaagcaacttgacaagaccccgtctcaaaatgaaaaaatatttaaaaagtaggaatgtggcttagtgattaagtgcccctgggttaatccctattaccaaaaaagaaagaaagagagagagaaagagagaaagaaagaaagaaagaaagaaagaaaggaaggaaggaaggaaggaaggaaggaaggaaggaaggaaggaaggaaggaagaaagacccAATATTACTTAGAGGGAAATTTTTGAAAGTCAAGAAAGTTGAAAAGTTGTCTTGAAGGAACTGAAATCAGATACACTGGGGAGACAGAGAACTATTGTTTGCTCTAACCATGTGTATAACTTGATCCAGCTAAAgcaccaaatattttaaaagataccaTTTTTCTTCACAATTTATCCAGGGAGTCTAAGTTTAGGAAAGGTTTGTATGGTATATGATCCAATTAAGTGGCAAACAGAAACGCCTTTAAAGATATCTGGTTGACTGCAATTTTTTGATCAGTGATATTATATTTGTGACTCTGTATTTAAGACCAGACTTTCCTTATGTGAATTTGATCAACATAGGCAAGctctatatatttaaattttttgcatTGATCTTACTGAAAGGGAGTAAACCCACAAGAGCTGCAAGATTTTAAGCACCGacataaacacatacaaacaTTCAGTTTGTTCTAATTGGAAAATGCTACATGCAGCAGAAGTATCTACAGTTCAAAGACGTcatgtagaaataaaattgtcCATAGAGGTTGAGTGAAACTGTTTCCACAGCAGCCAACACAATGTTTGGTGTTGATGAAAgcatagaaaatatttgttgaacaaatgaattaataaaatatagcaaGTTGGTTTTTTGAACAGCTTACAGGATGATTTCCACATGCCAAAGCAAAACATTTGGTCACTTGCTTTCACTTCTCCTTTAAATCCACAAAGTAGCAAATAATTGGATAGTGTCAAATCCCTAAGGGACATAGGGATATATGCACAAAACTCCCATTCCATCAGGAGTCACACTTAGAACTTTACAATTTATAGCTCCACACACAAGTTAATACACTTTCTGTAATATGCTCAGTCTAGAAATGAAGACAGCAATAGCTTTTTTTGTAAGGGCACTTCAATCCCATGCTCCAGATAGATGCCCTGAACTGCTTCTGGTCCCTCATTTCTGCTCAGTCAGAATGACCCTGGCTTTATATGTTCTTTCCTTTACAACTGGGAATTCCATCCAAAAAGAAATCTCTACcacataaaatatctaaaaaccaCCAATGTGGTAAGAAGCTGTTATAGCAGagtgttttttagttctttttatattttcaggagTGATGGGAAAGTTTGTAGGGTCTTGGAACACAATGGACAGCATTTAAACCAATTTAGTTAGAGTCTCAAAGACAAGGTGCCTCagagtgtacacacacacacacacacacacgcacacatacacaccctcCAGAGTACGCATCAAAGGGCAATATGTATCTTTTGTTTTCCTATAAACAAATGTactattataaaagaagaaaaccgTATCAGGTCTTTCCAAGTAAACTCAGTCAAATTATTGCTGTTATTTTATTATCAAATGCAGGCAATGTTAAGATTCTTCATTTCTCTATTCTTTAATCAAATGACATTTAATTCCAAAGAGAGCTTGTGCAGGAGCGTAtggaatgagtgtgtgtgtgtgtacgtgtataTATGTGTGCTGGATTTACTTGGACCTGTTCAGTATGCATTGTTTTCTGATGGCATCAGTTGCTTTAAATTGTTTTGCCTATCTTTTGTAAATTAGCCCTTATGCGCAGTATTTCTGCTGCTACCTGAGGTCCTAACTTGGATTCAGGTTTCTTGAAGTTCTCTGGTGATCCCTCTACCACTTCCAAGTGCCCTCAGATCTGCACACTTTCAGCTGTAATGGTATTACTGAAAAGCGTGAGAGAAGCCCTAAGGAGTCTCTCATGCTTTCTCATGCCtgggcttattttattttattcctcccTTGCCATTGTGCTGTGAAGCATATATGCACCAATGCTACTGCACTGTCTCAGATGGGAGCCAGGTACCACCTGCCTCTCTCCAAGTCTGTTATTTAGCTCACATTGACCAGAATGATCTTTTGAATTAATGGGACATCTCTTCTAATTGGCCAATGCTTGCAACTTTCTAATTGTTAAATACTTGGACTCCTGCCTGTTCTCCCAAATCTCCAAATGACAGGAAGCTCAGTCCCCATCCTTCCCTCCATACCTTGGTCTTTGAGGAAAAGCTAAAATTGCACACTCATGTTTCTCAGCTGCTTTTTCTTCAAAGTGACCCTTCTTCCCCAAGCCTCAGCAACCTTTATCTAGTCTCTAGGATACAGCAGTCTAGCTCTGTATCTATTCTCTTTCCATCCTATTGTTTGTGACACAAACTTTATGTGTTACTTCCTTTGGGGCTTGTCCGCTTGTAGCTCAAAAGAAACTGGATCTTGAATATCAATACCCTTGACTTTATAGATTACGTGTGTGCAGTGAggtttaaattgtatttttagcGATTCAAAAGCTGAGCACTgactgcttattttctttttgtgttctgGTATAAAACACTGCATCCTCTCTGAAGCAAAGCCTGCAGCTAACTGAATAGGAAAGGAGCTTGGGGAACCCTGGTTCACATCTCCAAATCTTATCCCTCCACACAAATTCTAATGAGGAGCCTATCTAAACACTTCCTCCTGCAAACACAGAAGAAAGTCCAGAAATTACAGAGACTCAGTTGGCCATGGTAGCTTTCAATATCATATAAATGGTAGACCATTTTTTAGTGTAACAAGgattatgggaaaaaaataagtcaagtTATATTTACAATTGAAAATGGGTTTCTTATGTAAACCAGTAAGGGATTTGTCAGGGGGATGGGTGGGTACTAGacattgaatccagggacactcttactactgagccacatctttagccctttttatttttaattttgagacagggtcttactaagttgctgagactggcctcaaatttgcaattctcctgcctcagctttttgagaggctaggattacaagtatgtgccaccacacccagccaatgaggtattttttttaattgataaaaaatgacagaagaatgcattacaattcttattacatgtatacagcacaatttttcatatctctgattgtatataaagtaggttgacaccaattcatatcttcatacatgtactttggatgatgatgtctatcacattccaccatccttgctaatcccctgctctcttactttccctcccacccctctgccctaaaGTAAATCACTGGAATTCACTGATGTTCCTTTGgataattgaaatttaatttacaaTACCAAATAGCAGACTTCATCTTGCTTGCCTCCCCTACTACACACCCTGACTGCCTCCTCTAAAATTTACACATAGCAACAGGATCTGGAACTCATCTTTGCTCATAACCTGACTTCAAAAAATGCAGACAAGAGAATGtcagagatttgaaaaaaaatgcatgaagcTTAGGAAATTTACAAGGTTAGACCAGACTTGGAAATTAAGGATTCTAGAGTAAGAGATGGCATGTTTCTGAAATAAAGAGAAGAGTGGGACTTTAAAAGGAGAGCCAATTTAACAGAGGGATAGACTgtaagaagaagagaagagaggtAAGGTCAGAAAAAAACAGGAACCACTTAAAATGACAGCTGCTAGAGATCTAGAGAATATTCCAAAGGGATCAAGTTTCTGGGCAATACCTTGGCTCTCTTCTCTAGGCCAAGAAAATAGGAGATCTAGACAAAGCCTTTATTTTCCAATCCTCCACTAAATTTATTCTGCATGTTTTGAATGTACCACCAGAAATATACATACGCTTATTCTGGGGATTAGGGGCCAAGGTGGttctttaaaaaggaagggaaggggcttcttcctcctttctctctttttttttttttttgctgtcattttaattttaataaaatagataatttcaTATTACATAGAGAGCAAGTCCATCCACTCATTGttgataaaattttagaaatattttctataaaaagtttAGTATTTGATTGGGAATTAGTCCATTATAACATAACTTCTACAGGTACAGAGTTCCATCCTCACTCCCATTCTTATTaactttgagaaattttaaaaatacagaaaagtacaaaaaataagaCAAGATATCCATATACCACAATCCAGAATTAGCCAGTATCTTCATATATTTACTTGCAGTCTTCAAGAGAAATGGATGTTTTATATAAAAAGCtgaagccccctccccaccctaccTCCCATACTTATTCCCTTCCCCTCTTGCTCTTCACAGGCTACCACTATCAAAAGTTTGGCCTGTATTTCTCcatttcaaaaatgttaacaTACACGTATGTATTCATTACCAATATAAAGTActaaatttcatgaaattttaattcaaatttacaAAGTCACTGTATGTATCATCCTGCAACTTCTTTTTCCCCctcaatgcaattttttttagATCCTTCTGTTAATAACATGTGGATCTCATAGTTGCATTTTGCAGATGTATAGTGTCACATCATAAGAACTTCTTTTTGTTCCTGATGAACATTTAAGTTGTTTCCAATATTTGGCTACAAATCAAGCCACAGTAAATTTCCTGGTATCTCCTGAGCATATACACTCACAAGTAAAactgctaaatatttttaaatttgttaagaagGAAAGTTTCCCTACTCCAAAGGTCACAGCCACTTTAGTGCATGGCTTTTGTATCTTTCAGTCTTCAATTCCCATGAATTTTGCTTGTGTGTTCATGgtctattttctttccccttcagaGAACAAATTacctccaaataatttttttaaatagtcccGTATTTACTCATctgatgaatttatttaatattgcAAGTTCTACTAAATGCATAGTTCTCTTTCTGGAATCTCTTTCCCTCTGCTGAAGCAATACCAGAGTTTTATTACTTATAGATGATCATACCATCTGTTTTTGTCTCTTCCTTTCTAATACAAATTATTACACAAGTGAAGAACTTCACATCTATATTGATGGAGTAACAGGCCTGTTTTCTGTTCCAATTTTAATGGAAATGTCTATTGTTTCAGCATTACCTTTACCATTGACTgtggagtattttttttattggcaGTCTGCTTATCATACAAACGTCTTCCTCTTCAGTATGAATTTTCAGTGTCCTCAAAGTTGTTCCCTTCATTTGTGATACACTGCCtcagaatgactttatgatatataaatttttgATGTGTTCCTATCTTGAAGGTACTCATAGGGTTTTTAATGagtatgaattttctgatgtCTAATATGGTGTGATTTCTGGCTgaaagctttcccacattcactgcaTTGGTAAGGTTTCTTACCTGTATGTATTCTCAAATGCAGAGCTAGGGTTGAGAATTGAgagaaagcttttccacattcattacatCCGTAAGGTTTCTCACCTGTATGGCTTCTTACATGTACAGTGAGAGATGAACTCTGAGAGAAGGCTTTTCCACATACATTGCATTCATAAGGTTTATCAcctgaatgaattctcacatGCACAATAAGTGATGTTCGTTGAgagaaggcttttccacattcattacattcatagggtttctctccagtgtgaatgtTTTGATGCTTTATGAGGTACTTCTTCTGGCCAAAAGCTGTTCCACACTCATTACATTTAAAGGGTTTCTCTCCAATATGAATTTTCTCATGCTCAGTAAGATTTGATTTCCCACTAAAGGTTTTCCCACACTCCTTACATATaaagggcttctctcctgtgtgagtTCTCTGGTGTCTGATAAGGTTGGACTTCTGAATGAAAGCTTTCCCACAATCTTTGCACTCaaaaggtttctctccagtgtggattttCTGATGGGTAAGGAGGTTTTCTTTCTGGCTGAAGGATTTTCCACAATCATTACACTCAAaaagcttctctccagtatgagtatTCTGATGTTTAATGACATACTGCTTTTGGctaaaggccttcccacattcattacattcaaAAGGTTTCTCTCTATTATGAAAAAGCTCATGCTCAGTAAGATTGGATTTGTGGCTGAAGACTTTCCCACATACCTTACAGGCAAAGGGGCTTTCCCCACTATAAATTCTCTGCTGACTGAGGTGTGACATCTGAATGGAAGCTTTCCCACATTCacaaggtttctctccagtatgaatttctTGATACATGAGGATTTACTTTTGACTGAAGATATTTCcacatttctttcatttagaaGGCTTCTCTGTATGACCTCTCAAATGCAGAGGAATGGATAAGATTTGTGAGAAAATTTTATCATCTAGCTAAAGGCTTTTCAATACTCTTTAGAAGCACAAGGTTTCCCTTCAGCATGACTTCTATGTTCAATGAAATGTGATATGTGGGTAAAAGTTTTCCCACATTCAGTAAACTCATGAGGTTTTCCTCCAGTATGAATGCTCTGCTATCAGATGCTATATCACACTTTTTATACTGAAGGCATTTCACACTGCTTTACACTTATAGGGGGATATTACCATAAGAAATAAGCAGTGGTAGAGAACATCCAGCTAGTAAAATTGGAGACTCAACTACATACCTTCCCTCATGGTTAAGTCTAAACAGTttcaacctaaaacttcaaaaatGTTTCCTTAAAGAAATGAGGTTGAGCAAACAggatttttccaattttcttataTCCACATCCTTTTTTCCTCAGTCTGTAGTTTGATGAACACAACTTGCCTCCCAAGTCTTGTTGCTTCTCTATCTGCTCATCATCTTCTCAGGCTTTTTCTGACAAGacttcttttctactttttcccCACCATCCAGTGGATCTTCTTGCTTCAGTGGAGGATCATACAGTTTGGTCTCTTTATCACCTGCATTGGGCAATTCCTCTTGAAGAAATCTGCTTTAGAGAGAGTCCTGCGCGCCACGTGGACCAAGAGACCGTCCTGACCCGCGGACAAAGACCAAaaatcttcctcctttctctgatCTCCAATTTTGCAAGGACGAGAGCAGAAGAGTTATGCCCGGATTGTCTTCACCATCATTGCTTTCTACTTCATGCCCTGCTGCCCCTTCACAGCCTCCTCCTTCTATCTGCTGAGTGGACTTCTGGACGCTTTTGATGGACATGCTCAATCAAGGAACCCGGTTTGGAGCCATGTTGGACATGCTGACGGACTGATGCTCTACCATGTGTCTGTTGGTCAACCTGGCCCTGCTGTACCCTTGAGCTACCCTTCTCTTCCAGATCAGCATGAGCTTGGATGTGGCCAGTCACTGGCTGCACCTCCACAGTTTTGTGGTCCGGGGTAGTGAGAGTCACAAGATGATTGACCTCTCTGGGAATCCAGTGCTTTGGATTTACTACACCTCCAGGCCTGCTCTGTTCACCCTGTGTGCTAGAAATGAGCTCTTCTGCTGCCTCCTCTACCTGTTCAATTTCTCCGAAGGACCGTTAGTTGGCTCTGTGGGGCTTTTCCGAATGGGTCTCTGGGTCACTGCCCCCATCGCTTTGCTCAAGTCCCTCATCAGTGTCATCCACCTGATCACAGCTGCCCGCAACATGGCTGCCCTGGATGCGGCAGACTGTGCCAAGAAGAAGTGACCCTGACAACTTCTGGAACCTCCCACCTGATTGGTCATCTTATTGTGCCACAtggcttccctttccctcctaggAGGCCCATTCTCATATCTTCCTAATGTGTTCTCCAACGTGCTGGGATGGGGGTCAGCCTCTCTTTGGTATTGTCACAACCTCTGTAACCCTGAAGATTAGGCCCACCCTTGTGATCCCCAAAGACCTGGTCTACAAATCAAAAAGGATGCTCAGGAGGCCCTGTGGTACCAGGCAGCCTATTTGAGGATTATGCATAGCCACACATGTGGTTGGCTCAGCCCTGGCTTCTGGCCTGGCCTGAGGTTTTAGGGACACTTGAGAGAGATGATACAGGGGCCATGTTTCCCAAAAGGCAGGTGAGTCAGATCTCTGCCCCCTGCCACAGGAAGCCTGGGACACAGTGCCCAGGAGGAAAGGGGCCGTCTAGATCCTTCCTATGGCAGTCTCCTCCATCCAGTCTACCCTGACCTTGAAAGCCTTGATAATAAAGGCAACAGTTTCTCTCTTCTGGACTTGGTTTCCTTTTAGACATTTTTGGATCAGGCCCTGGATTAAGGGAAGATTGGGAAAAAGGAAGGTCTGGATGTTTTCCCCTGGTTTGAGGCTGGCTCCTTTCTGTCATTCCAGAATGACAGAGAAAAGTCCTTCCGACCACCCACGCTCATGCCACATCTTCTCAACCCACCTTCTTTATGTCCCAGATGGTCATATTCTTGATATTTCTACCCCCCACTAGAGTGTAAATTCCCTGAGTGCACAGACTTCCTGTTCCTTTCTCTGTGGTTAGATAGATATTTACCTTAACCTGACATTCAGTagttacttaataaatattccaGAAAAGATTAGTTGGTTTCTCAGAATGTGGCTCTTAGACCACTTATAGGTTATTCTCAGAATGCAACCTCTTGGACCTTTAGAATCAATCAGTCTCCAGAGATGAACCCAGAAGTCTGCAATTTTAATAAACTCCACTTAATTCTTcctccccccgccaaaaaaaaaaaaaaaaaaaaaaaggaagggaaggatttCCTTTCTCTATGGACTTTGATAAATGTTTTCATCATGGAAATTAACCTATAAATGACAGACCATAGGAATGGTAGCATGGATAACAGTGTCCTGTGCTCCAACATACATCTCTAGGGCAGCCAGGGACATATTCCTTGGAATTTCAAAGGATAAATTTCATATGGATTatggaaatatattctttttattttatataagttgAATTATATACTACAAATTTcacatattaattgtataaaATAGACTGTGACAGACCTGTTTATGGGGATCCACTCAATGTACATAAATGGAAAACTTCTATAATCTaggcacaaaataaaataaggtacaCAACTGTGTCAAATAAATCTCTGGATCAGAACTTAGGCAAAGACCTGGATATCAGAATTGTTGAGTTGTGTGATTTGTTGCCTTACATGATAGGATAAGTTGTTTCTGGGCAATGAAAACAGTAAAGAAATCAATCTCCTACTTTTTGCCCTAGGTCTATCAGATTTCTCATCTCTACAAGCTGCTGACCAGCATCTCATCCCCTGGGAAGAAGGGGAACCTCAGAGGCTGTGCTTGGTCAAATGCATCCTTGTCAAAGGTGTTCTAGTAGCCTTTTGATGTTTGATATGGCTTGTGGATAGAACTCATTGTTGCTTGTGAGTTCCATTTCTGTcattaactttctttttaaaatcatcatcattatcttcATCTCCTGTAACTTCTGCtcatttccctcctcctcctcctcctcctcctcctcctcctcctcctcctcctcctcctcctcctcctcctcctcctcctcctcctccttctccttctccttcttagtggtagtctttttaaatttgggtCAAAGACATTGTGACCTCGGGTAAATTGCTTAATCTCTTGAAACCCCAGTTTCTCTTGAAACCTCATGTATAAAACTGATAACAATAGTAGTTcccttaaagatttttttttgtgtgagaTTCAAGTGATATAGGATCCTTAGTAGAAGAGTAAGGACAGGGAAATTGCTTAGTTTGCTGCTATTATTAATGACAATAAACTATCACTTTCCAcataatatatcaatata containing:
- the LOC139705781 gene encoding zinc finger protein OZF-like; amino-acid sequence: MYQEIHTGEKPCECGKASIQMSHLSQQRIYSGESPFACKVCGKVFSHKSNLTEHELFHNREKPFECNECGKAFSQKQYVIKHQNTHTGEKLFECNDCGKSFSQKENLLTHQKIHTGEKPFECKDCGKAFIQKSNLIRHQRTHTGEKPFICKECGKTFSGKSNLTEHEKIHIGEKPFKCNECGTAFGQKKYLIKHQNIHTGEKPYECNECGKAFSQRTSLIVHVRIHSGDKPYECNVCGKAFSQSSSLTVHVRSHTGEKPYGCNECGKAFSQFSTLALHLRIHTGKKPYQCSECGKAFSQKSHHIRHQKIHTH